GAGCAGTCGAATATAGGTTCTCATCAAGTGAAGGTGAAGACAGTGATGGAGATATTTTACTACAGCCAATCACGGATGTTGATTTGCCTACCTCCAAGGAGCAGCTTTATTCTGCTGACGACACTGTAAGAACTCACCAGCTAACAATGCTTGGCAGAGCGTACAAGAGAAAAAGGTAGATCTACTTCTACCAGTATAACTGGTACCTGTATATCTTTATACCTGTTCAATGTGCCATATACTTTGCTGCTATTAAATTATTGTACTGATGAACTTAAAGGAGTGAAGATTGTCTGTTTAGCATTACTCTGGGGAGgttgtttttgttaatttctCCATTCTCTATGTGCCTTTCGAACCCCATATATGCAGGATAAAATATGGCATTCTAAACAACATAGGTCTCATAATGTTCTCGACGGTGCTTCTGTCTCTTGTGGATTGCTGTGCATGGAAAATTGTTAGATTGCCACTGGCTCCACTTTACCTAATGCGTCCCTTTCTCATCTCCGCAGTGGCAGTGTCTTGTGTAGGTTATGTCTGTGTCCCATTATTTCGTAGTTTGAAACTTCACTCTGTAATCAGGAAGGAGGGGCCTGCTCGGCACTCTAGTAAGAAAGGCACTGCTACAATGGGCGGATTGTATTTTATTCCAATTGGAGTAATTGTTGCTGAAATTATTGTTGGATTTTCTTCTCTGGAAGTTCTTGGAGCTTCTGCAGCAACTTTAACTTTTGCAGCAATTGGATTACTTGATGATTTGATAAGTATGAGGAATAATAATGTTGGCTTGTCTGCTCGATTTCGGATCGTGTTGGAGGTGagccttttttcctttttttgtactttttgcAAATCATACTTTTGCTTCTtgtttctctggagttgatggTACTCCTCTCTGGCACACAGGTTGCTGCTGGGACATTTTTCTCCTTTTGGCTGTATGCGTCGGACATATCGTCACCCTACAGCATGTATACATTCTTGTAACTAATTTCATCAACCTTTTTATGATGGTAACTCACAAATCTATTTTAAATTGACAACTAGTTTTCTTATTCAGTATatcaacaaaattcaaaatttaagcTCATGTACTCTCACCCTTCAAATTGATGTTTCTTAATGAACTGGATTAGTCCCTAGTTTGCCTTTGGTCCTAACAAATTTGTATCCTGAATTTTCTAATTGGTCAATGCCgcattttgaattttgtagCATTCCATAGTTGGATTAAAACTCTCTTACTTAAGGTTGCGACTAACTCAGGGGGCATATAAGAATGACAGGGGTGAcctataccaaaaaaaaaaggatgataGGAATTACTGATCTTGATGACTTCCTAGCAGCATATACAAATGCTGGATGTTTTAGATACAACACTAATCTTCATTCTGTTTTATAGATCACTTTCTTGCACATCTTCTGAAAAATTACAGTTCGGCTTTAGAATACAAAAATAAGAACGAATAAAGAATTCAAAGCCTATAGCCTTGCTTGACTCTTAGAGCTCACTTGGATATTCTGCTACAGAAGATGCAAACATGCTTCCTGTAGGCAGTATATAATGACAGAAATCTGTTCTTTCTCAGCTAGTTATTAAATCCAATGTggtatatcataaaaaattggTTCTGTATCACTTAAGGTTCATATCTTCTGTGTGCATGCAGGAAAACAGTGGTTCCCCTACCCGCGCCTCTTGGGCTCATATGCCTTGGAAGACTCTATCCTTTTTTAACTTCGTTTTGCTTTGCTTCCATGGCTAATGGAATTAATCTTACTGACGGTCTCGATGGGTTGGCTGGAGGAACAGCCACATTGGCGTTCATTGCAATGGCTATTGCAGTGCTTCCTATATGTTCTGGTCAGTGCGTGAACTGTTGGTGTTAATTGCAATTCAACTGTACTGATTTCGTTGTCTTACTTAGTCCAATAGTGTTCATGCAAATTTTTGTGATGAAAAaagatttcattttaatttcctAGAGAAGCTGTATGTTGAAACTTGCATTTTCTGAATGTCCATGATTCTTGCTGAGTATGGGTTTGTGTGTCCAAAACAGAGCTTTCCATATTTGGAGCATCTATGGCAGGAGCCTGTGCAGGTTTTCTTCTGCACAACCGGTACAAAGCATCAATATTTATGGGTGATACAGGAGCTTTAGCCTTAGGGGGTGCTCTAGCTTCTATGGCTGCATGTACGGGGATGTTCTTTCCATTGTTCATCTCATCTGGTGTTTTTGTCCTTGAAGCACTATCAGTTATACTGCAGGTAACTTGTTAACTATTCTGTAAGTGTAATCCTTTACCCATGTATAACTCtctttctcaaaaattctgGATAATTATCAGTTTGTTTGCAAATAGGAAAATATTAGATTTTCTCATTCTGGTAACTCTATCCTTTGCTTTGGTATGCTTTACTTGAGCCTAGGGTCTTTTGGGAACAATTTTTCTACCCCTAGGGGGTAGGAGTACCGTCGTCCCCCACCCATGGTATTACACTGTATATGTTTTTGTAGGTAACTTAATCTTTTCTGGATTTCTTGTTCGAACTATGCAATATAGAGATGCTTCTATAGTCTACTTGTCGGTGTTTGAGAATTTGGAGTGGAATTCATTGCTCTCTTTAGCCCCTTTCATCTTTAGTTTGAACTTCTAATAATGTGGTCAGTTCTCTCTATCAACCTACCTACCTCACAATGCAACTTAGGCTTTTTACATTGGTTTTTCCTTCTCTTGCTTTCTCCTGATCGTCCATGTGTACTTCTCTTCAGAGATATAGTTATGGAGGGAATTAAGGAGAAACAAATGTGTTTTCCTTAGTTTGAGAAGATTGCATCACTCTACTCAAATTTGCTTCCTCACTGCTTTACGAATCTTTCACTGTGTAAATGTAATTAACTAATCAAGCTGCCTTCTCCACTCTCGTAAGTTCAGCTAAGGTTGCTTGGGATGGTCCTTGTTCTTGGACCTGTGTTGAGGTTGAGTTTTTGCTGCATCTATAAGCATGACATATAtgtgaaaatgaaattaatgtCTAGTTCATATACAACCTCTGCCTTGATTGTCCTCACCTATTTCCTAACAATGTTGCATCGAATTTATCTCCACGATATGTTTGCACATTTTCTAGATTCAACTGACACAGACTTACCTGTGTCTCAGGTTTCCTTCTTCAAGACAACGAAACACTTCCTAGGAACTGGACACCGCTTGTT
This window of the Solanum pennellii chromosome 2, SPENNV200 genome carries:
- the LOC107011498 gene encoding phospho-N-acetylmuramoyl-pentapeptide-transferase homolog isoform X2, with the protein product MLVMRSQSCGSNLGLNSDFYRLGVSQFRKGSLNLKFQRLLINFHHLRLSSHFPVKIRRSSARRYGFCLPPRLLQVRAMDDDVGVSSFHDWGDNNGAVEYRFSSSEGEDSDGDILLQPITDVDLPTSKEQLYSADDTVRTHQLTMLGRAYKRKRKEGPARHSSKKGTATMGGLYFIPIGVIVAEIIVGFSSLEVLGASAATLTFAAIGLLDDLISMRNNNVGLSARFRIVLEVAAGTFFSFWLYASDISSPYSMKTVVPLPAPLGLICLGRLYPFLTSFCFASMANGINLTDGLDGLAGGTATLAFIAMAIAVLPICSELSIFGASMAGACAGFLLHNRYKASIFMGDTGALALGGALASMAACTGMFFPLFISSGVFVLEALSVILQVSFFKTTKHFLGTGHRLFRMAPLHHHLELCGVKEPVIVAGAYVFSCILALTAGYVGLASV
- the LOC107011498 gene encoding phospho-N-acetylmuramoyl-pentapeptide-transferase homolog isoform X1, with translation MLVMRSQSCGSNLGLNSDFYRLGVSQFRKGSLNLKFQRLLINFHHLRLSSHFPVKIRRSSARRYGFCLPPRLLQVRAMDDDVGVSSFHDWGDNNGAVEYRFSSSEGEDSDGDILLQPITDVDLPTSKEQLYSADDTVRTHQLTMLGRAYKRKRIKYGILNNIGLIMFSTVLLSLVDCCAWKIVRLPLAPLYLMRPFLISAVAVSCVGYVCVPLFRSLKLHSVIRKEGPARHSSKKGTATMGGLYFIPIGVIVAEIIVGFSSLEVLGASAATLTFAAIGLLDDLISMRNNNVGLSARFRIVLEVAAGTFFSFWLYASDISSPYSMKTVVPLPAPLGLICLGRLYPFLTSFCFASMANGINLTDGLDGLAGGTATLAFIAMAIAVLPICSELSIFGASMAGACAGFLLHNRYKASIFMGDTGALALGGALASMAACTGMFFPLFISSGVFVLEALSVILQVSFFKTTKHFLGTGHRLFRMAPLHHHLELCGVKEPVIVAGAYVFSCILALTAGYVGLASV